A region of Myxococcus stipitatus DSM 14675 DNA encodes the following proteins:
- a CDS encoding Ig-like domain-containing protein, which produces MSSLGLLPLMWVLGATAPSAPSAPAATELPFSPQAVIQQVQLSYRPEGTGFSGEHRTYRVTHAEGQLTVSPLAYQVDPAEPYRAGLSLGTAEVKRGTRLVRLESPKVQVAKDGSLQVSRGAMSEHFHNRVEGVEQSWHFPRMPTGRGALTVRVPVHGLEFQERTATGLHFSDAKSGAGLRYGLGTWIDAKGQRTEVIPSFQDGAIVLTVPEATLKASAFPAVLDPVLSPEFGIDQPVVSVELKDQHMPRVATDGTNFLVTWWDNRQTYTRLWAARVNPLGMLLEPGGMPIPNTPNCGNYALSYGAGYYVLACPRGMMRISSDGVPEAPKTFPFNIRHVHYRTPGLAFNGTNFLLAWPGLSNTFPEAGGALYIALLSATGDVVMHPKVISQYETEAQDAAVTAVGTSFRVVWSELTSYLLSVSVDGTTGVVGPREKEVYGGATTQARFPAVTSNGQGYAFVYQYGDDTGEESTAVEGVIRHEDGGSSRFVLANSGQPERPDIAWVPDSGAYGVVWTNTRNHSQVRTEVHGAWVSPTGVISGSAQLSTTWDGHFHEDARIAAGAAGSMVVWQRDAKTMGLDVFGRRLEGGTPVNIGASANTQSEPAIAAGPDGYFVAWEDTRSYQWEFKDIYGARLGPTGEILDASGMLIARLVSPTNELTPAVAWNGKDWLVAWLERGAGTNPSSLRARRVSVAGQWVDSVPLTLGPTWSRPSVASGARGAVVAWQENGVKGVRATLIHDDGGVTVMNGLPPPDSGTLEPSVVGSGSQYLVAWEEDGGVRAQRFNTLGVAQGSRIDVAPGRRPSVASDGTDFLVTYARDGGSGSHDFLAQKVTSVGQVAPTPVVLGNSRAYLPPRPYATWSGSTYLTAWMGVDSSNRPSVQASRVARNGLPVDLASFSLFEGRPEAETDEEDFTGLGLASRGDGTVLAVTTRMDHTPFIQAQRVKARRVDLRDVPRAMAASVTTTEDTAVTHTLTSADPTAEVTTYAISTPPPVDQGSVQLTGNVARFTPAPDYYGTTSFHFVARNSLGDSAPAKVTVQVTSVNDPPVLVVPSTLTFDEDATSTNAKHVLTGLVAGPANESSQSLTLTATSDKPSVVASVSRTTISSGKSTLTFVLAPNGHGTANVTVTLSDNGSPLLSRTQVIAVTVRPVNDAPVATGQSVLVGGGGRSFKLLGGDVDGDALQYRVLTQPAHGTLSGTAPDLTFTPEAGFTGSTSFTFDVFDGKVASAAATVQLNITSSTPVVTWTGVTEGDEGSAVSFSASATSTYGGPFTMTWAFGDGTTGTGAQTSHVFADDGDYTVSLSVADGVGLTATQQKSYRIRNLPPVAAPVSNQSVTQGQVVELSLSAQDPGGARDPLSWMLLSGPGTLSTAGRYRVETVALAVGSHEVRALVSDDEGGTAMVSFTVEVLQAQTKLQAGSDASPGGGCTASGGVVAPWLVLAALGWARRRQERSVR; this is translated from the coding sequence ATGTCATCTCTTGGTCTCCTACCGCTCATGTGGGTGCTGGGCGCCACGGCGCCGTCTGCTCCATCCGCGCCAGCGGCCACCGAGCTGCCCTTCTCTCCACAAGCGGTCATCCAGCAGGTCCAGCTCTCCTACCGTCCCGAGGGCACGGGTTTCTCGGGCGAACACCGGACGTATCGAGTCACTCACGCGGAGGGACAGCTCACCGTCTCGCCGCTCGCCTATCAGGTGGACCCGGCGGAGCCCTATCGCGCGGGGCTCTCGCTCGGCACCGCCGAAGTCAAACGCGGCACCCGCCTGGTGCGCCTGGAGTCGCCGAAGGTCCAGGTGGCCAAGGACGGCTCGCTCCAGGTGTCTCGCGGCGCCATGTCGGAGCACTTCCACAACCGCGTGGAGGGCGTCGAGCAGTCGTGGCACTTCCCCCGCATGCCCACGGGGCGCGGCGCCCTGACGGTGCGCGTGCCCGTGCATGGCCTGGAGTTCCAGGAGCGCACGGCCACGGGCCTGCACTTCTCCGATGCGAAGTCGGGCGCGGGCCTGCGCTACGGCCTGGGGACGTGGATTGATGCGAAGGGCCAGCGCACGGAAGTGATTCCCTCCTTCCAGGATGGCGCCATCGTGCTGACCGTCCCGGAGGCGACGCTGAAGGCCAGCGCGTTCCCCGCGGTGTTGGACCCGGTGCTGAGCCCGGAGTTCGGCATCGACCAGCCGGTGGTCTCCGTGGAACTGAAGGACCAGCACATGCCTCGGGTCGCGACCGATGGCACGAACTTCCTCGTTACCTGGTGGGACAACCGCCAGACCTATACGCGGCTGTGGGCCGCGCGAGTGAACCCGCTGGGCATGTTGCTGGAGCCGGGTGGCATGCCCATCCCCAACACGCCGAACTGCGGCAACTACGCGCTGAGCTACGGCGCGGGGTACTACGTGCTCGCCTGTCCCCGGGGGATGATGCGCATCTCCAGCGACGGTGTGCCCGAGGCGCCGAAGACCTTCCCGTTCAACATCCGGCACGTGCACTACCGGACGCCGGGCCTGGCCTTCAACGGGACGAACTTCCTGCTCGCCTGGCCGGGGCTGAGCAACACCTTCCCGGAGGCGGGTGGCGCCCTCTACATCGCGTTGCTCTCGGCCACGGGCGACGTGGTGATGCACCCGAAGGTGATTTCGCAGTACGAGACGGAGGCGCAAGACGCGGCCGTGACGGCGGTCGGCACGTCGTTCCGCGTGGTCTGGAGCGAGCTGACCTCGTACCTGCTCTCTGTTTCGGTGGATGGGACGACGGGGGTCGTCGGTCCGCGCGAGAAGGAGGTCTACGGAGGGGCCACCACCCAGGCCCGCTTCCCGGCGGTCACGAGCAACGGCCAGGGCTATGCCTTCGTCTACCAGTACGGAGACGACACGGGGGAGGAGAGCACGGCGGTCGAAGGGGTCATCCGGCACGAGGATGGCGGGAGCAGCCGCTTCGTCCTGGCCAACAGCGGGCAGCCGGAGCGCCCGGACATCGCCTGGGTGCCGGACTCCGGCGCGTATGGCGTGGTGTGGACCAACACGCGCAACCACAGCCAGGTGCGCACCGAGGTGCATGGTGCATGGGTGAGCCCCACCGGCGTCATCTCCGGGAGCGCGCAGCTCAGCACGACCTGGGACGGCCACTTCCATGAGGATGCGCGAATCGCGGCGGGCGCGGCGGGCAGCATGGTGGTCTGGCAGCGCGACGCGAAGACGATGGGCCTCGACGTGTTCGGCCGTCGGTTGGAGGGCGGCACTCCGGTGAACATCGGCGCCAGTGCGAACACGCAGTCGGAGCCGGCCATCGCCGCGGGCCCTGATGGCTACTTCGTCGCGTGGGAGGACACGCGCAGCTATCAGTGGGAGTTCAAGGACATCTACGGCGCGCGGCTCGGGCCCACGGGGGAGATTCTGGACGCGTCGGGAATGCTCATCGCCCGGTTGGTGTCGCCGACGAACGAGCTGACTCCGGCGGTGGCCTGGAATGGCAAGGACTGGCTGGTGGCGTGGCTGGAGCGAGGCGCCGGGACGAATCCGTCCAGCCTGCGTGCGCGCCGCGTCTCCGTGGCGGGGCAGTGGGTGGACTCGGTTCCGCTCACCCTGGGGCCCACGTGGAGCAGGCCCTCGGTCGCCAGCGGTGCGCGGGGCGCGGTGGTGGCCTGGCAGGAGAACGGCGTGAAGGGTGTGCGCGCGACGCTGATTCACGACGACGGCGGCGTGACGGTGATGAACGGGCTGCCTCCTCCTGACAGCGGCACCCTCGAGCCGTCCGTGGTGGGCAGTGGCTCGCAGTACCTGGTCGCGTGGGAAGAGGACGGTGGGGTCCGGGCGCAGCGCTTCAACACGCTCGGCGTGGCGCAGGGGAGCCGCATCGACGTCGCGCCGGGGCGCAGGCCGTCGGTGGCGTCGGACGGGACGGACTTCCTCGTCACGTATGCGCGGGATGGTGGCTCGGGCTCGCATGACTTCCTCGCGCAGAAGGTCACCTCCGTGGGACAGGTCGCCCCGACGCCGGTGGTGCTCGGGAACTCGCGGGCGTATCTGCCTCCGCGTCCCTACGCCACGTGGAGCGGCTCGACGTACCTGACGGCTTGGATGGGCGTCGACTCCTCCAATCGCCCCAGTGTCCAGGCGAGCCGCGTCGCCCGGAATGGCTTGCCCGTCGACCTCGCCTCCTTCTCGCTCTTCGAAGGGAGACCCGAAGCGGAGACGGACGAGGAGGACTTCACGGGCCTGGGGCTCGCGTCGAGGGGCGATGGAACGGTGCTCGCGGTGACGACGCGCATGGACCACACGCCCTTCATCCAGGCGCAGCGGGTGAAGGCGAGGCGCGTGGACCTCCGTGATGTCCCGCGCGCGATGGCCGCGAGCGTGACGACGACCGAGGACACCGCGGTGACCCATACCCTCACCTCGGCGGACCCCACGGCGGAGGTGACGACGTATGCCATCTCGACGCCGCCTCCGGTGGACCAGGGCTCGGTCCAGCTCACGGGGAACGTGGCGCGCTTCACTCCCGCGCCGGACTACTACGGGACGACGTCGTTCCACTTCGTCGCGCGCAACTCCTTGGGGGACTCGGCGCCGGCGAAGGTGACGGTCCAGGTGACGTCGGTGAATGACCCACCGGTCCTCGTCGTGCCGAGCACGCTGACCTTCGACGAGGATGCGACGTCCACGAACGCGAAGCACGTCCTGACGGGACTGGTCGCGGGCCCCGCGAACGAGTCCAGCCAGAGCCTCACGCTGACCGCGACCTCCGACAAGCCCTCGGTGGTGGCCAGTGTCTCGCGCACCACCATCTCCTCGGGCAAGTCGACGCTGACCTTCGTTCTCGCGCCCAACGGGCACGGCACGGCGAACGTCACCGTGACGTTGAGCGACAACGGCAGCCCGCTCTTGTCTCGCACACAGGTCATCGCGGTGACGGTGCGCCCGGTGAATGACGCGCCCGTCGCCACGGGACAGAGTGTGCTCGTGGGCGGTGGCGGCCGTTCGTTCAAGCTGCTCGGCGGAGACGTGGACGGTGACGCGCTCCAGTACCGAGTGCTCACGCAGCCCGCCCACGGCACCTTGAGCGGAACGGCGCCGGACCTCACCTTCACCCCGGAGGCGGGCTTCACCGGGAGCACGTCGTTCACCTTCGACGTGTTCGACGGAAAGGTCGCGTCGGCCGCGGCGACGGTGCAGCTCAACATCACGAGCTCCACGCCGGTGGTGACGTGGACGGGAGTGACGGAGGGAGATGAGGGCAGTGCGGTGTCGTTCAGTGCCTCGGCGACCAGCACCTACGGAGGGCCGTTCACGATGACGTGGGCCTTTGGCGATGGGACCACGGGCACGGGCGCGCAGACGTCGCATGTCTTCGCGGATGACGGCGACTACACGGTGTCGCTGTCCGTGGCGGACGGCGTGGGGCTGACGGCCACGCAGCAGAAGAGCTATCGCATCCGCAACCTGCCGCCGGTGGCGGCGCCTGTGTCCAATCAGTCCGTGACGCAGGGGCAGGTGGTGGAGCTGTCGCTCTCCGCGCAGGACCCGGGTGGGGCGCGGGACCCACTGAGCTGGATGTTGTTGTCGGGGCCGGGGACGCTGAGCACCGCGGGTCGCTATCGCGTGGAGACCGTGGCGTTGGCGGTGGGGAGCCATGAGGTCCGCGCGCTCGTCTCCGACGATGAGGGCGGCACGGCGATGGTGTCGTTCACCGTCGAGGTCCTCCAGGCGCAGACGAAGCTTCAGGCCGGGTCGGATGCCAGCCCCGGTGGGGGTTGCACTGCCTCGGGCGGGGTGGTCGCGCCGTGGCTGGTGCTCGCGGCGCTGGGATGGGCGCGGCGCCGTCAGGAGCGAAGCGTCCGCTGA
- a CDS encoding putative lipoprotein yields the protein MDDRSHQRRWWALLLAGGVLAAGCGGGEESGGGGIGPSAGVREKRSALWRDLVASREKPPDPQALKGPDEQGIGRTEQGRPAPSGSVKGYVAWVGDNELLIRDTQGKEQDVGVVPDTELRLNGKPVGLASMREGDSVEATYDDGPGGWVAREVVVRATSEPPPPSNERGGAEVSP from the coding sequence ATGGACGACCGTTCACACCAGCGGAGGTGGTGGGCGTTGCTGCTCGCGGGGGGCGTGCTGGCGGCGGGGTGTGGCGGGGGGGAGGAGTCGGGAGGTGGAGGGATTGGTCCCTCGGCGGGTGTTCGGGAGAAGCGCTCCGCGTTGTGGCGAGACCTGGTGGCATCCCGCGAGAAGCCGCCCGACCCACAGGCGCTGAAGGGGCCGGATGAGCAGGGCATCGGCAGGACCGAACAGGGGCGGCCCGCCCCCTCCGGCAGCGTGAAGGGTTACGTGGCCTGGGTGGGGGACAACGAGCTGCTCATCCGCGACACCCAGGGGAAGGAGCAGGACGTGGGCGTGGTGCCGGACACGGAGCTGCGGTTGAACGGCAAGCCCGTGGGCCTGGCTTCCATGCGCGAAGGTGACTCCGTCGAGGCCACCTACGACGACGGCCCCGGAGGCTGGGTGGCGCGCGAGGTGGTGGTGCGGGCCACCTCCGAGCCGCCCCCTCCCTCGAACGAGAGGGGCGGGGCGGAGGTGTCTCCGTGA
- a CDS encoding putative Ig domain-containing protein, with protein MRFRRALTLLLVLCLSACSGTQPPSLPDSGTPPADGGDTPLAVTPSVLADAYLGDTYAAHLEATGGTPPYAWSLASGALPPGLQLSAQGLLSGAPTVTGSFTLSLRVRDASGGEATQSLALSSFTAPTLSTATPSLGVVGAAYSFAFSLSGGRAPLTLRVASGALPSGLRLEATSLAGTPTAHGTSSFTLEARDANGRTVSAPFQLTVREGLTITTATLPDAYTDRAYGQALSAAGGQAPHTWSLVSGALPPGLSLLGTGVLDGTPASAGTTSFTVRVADALGASDTREVTLVTFLPPSLGALAPLSAYVRDNVTRPLNVSHGGKGPFVFSASGVLPPGLTLASAGLLHGQPTQAGVFTFDVIALDANERVASSPLTVTITALPAITTLSLPDGTRGSVYSHDLAVTGGAGTRTWAIASGALPVGLSLSAQGTLSGTPTSTGLTSFSVRISDGNGRTDSRALSLEVSAPLTVTNVPEDGYATTPYSSTLTASGGRLPLAWSIASGTLPSGLALASDTGVISGTLGGQTSTSALTLRVTDSRGRIHLRDVSLQVYALPVVTGPSTSLEAYVGIAVSESYGVTGGKAPYVFATTSALPSGLVLSTEGRLSGSPTAPGTSSTQVRVTDANGRTAFRTLAFTIYESPSVTTTVLPEAQRGEPYSTTLALSGGKAPFAWSLTRGALPSGLLLSSEGVISGTPTTVGTTSFDVAVEDASGTTATRTLELTIKEPAALFTVGHWNIEWFGADANGPPDGPQLAHARDILNASGANVWGLVEMVDNAEFDTLKSQLGAYQGFLANDSAYVSNAGTWYSSNEQKPGILYDSSLTLEGASLILTEHAGLFAGRPPLRVDFTTTIHGAATPLVVIVLHMKAFDDETSYNRRRDASLELKKYLDTMPDTHVFVIGDWNDDVDRSISRVGGVYRPTPYENFLSDSLHYTFITRALSERGEPTTTGYPDAIDHTLASDELAADYVSDSVRTLRPDVELPDYADAVSDHYPVISRYDFGGSAAH; from the coding sequence ATGCGGTTCCGGCGCGCCCTGACGCTCTTGCTCGTTCTCTGTCTCTCCGCGTGTTCCGGTACCCAGCCCCCCTCACTCCCCGACTCGGGCACTCCGCCCGCCGACGGTGGAGACACGCCTCTCGCCGTCACCCCCTCCGTCCTCGCGGATGCGTATCTCGGTGACACCTACGCCGCCCACCTGGAGGCGACTGGAGGCACGCCTCCTTATGCCTGGAGCCTCGCCAGCGGCGCGCTGCCCCCCGGCCTCCAGCTCAGCGCTCAGGGACTCCTCTCCGGCGCGCCCACTGTCACGGGCTCCTTCACGCTCTCCCTTCGCGTCCGGGATGCCTCAGGCGGCGAGGCCACTCAGTCACTCGCCCTCTCCAGCTTCACGGCGCCCACACTGTCCACCGCGACCCCTTCGCTTGGTGTCGTGGGGGCCGCGTACTCCTTCGCCTTCTCGCTCTCGGGGGGACGCGCGCCGCTGACCCTGCGCGTGGCCTCCGGTGCGTTGCCTTCGGGACTCCGGCTCGAAGCCACCTCCCTCGCGGGCACCCCCACCGCTCACGGCACCTCGTCCTTCACTCTCGAGGCACGGGACGCCAACGGCCGCACCGTCTCCGCGCCCTTCCAACTCACGGTCCGCGAGGGACTCACCATCACCACCGCCACCCTCCCGGATGCCTATACCGACAGGGCCTACGGACAGGCCCTCTCCGCCGCCGGAGGACAGGCGCCACACACGTGGTCCCTCGTCAGCGGCGCCCTGCCTCCAGGACTCTCCCTTCTAGGCACGGGGGTCCTCGATGGCACCCCGGCCTCTGCGGGCACCACGTCGTTCACTGTTCGCGTCGCGGACGCGCTGGGTGCGTCGGACACGCGCGAAGTCACCCTCGTCACCTTCCTGCCGCCTTCGCTCGGCGCACTCGCGCCCCTGAGCGCCTATGTCCGAGACAACGTCACGCGGCCGCTCAATGTCTCGCATGGCGGCAAGGGGCCCTTCGTCTTCTCGGCCTCGGGCGTGCTTCCTCCGGGACTCACGCTGGCCTCCGCGGGACTGCTTCATGGTCAACCCACGCAAGCAGGCGTCTTCACCTTCGACGTCATCGCGCTCGACGCCAACGAGCGCGTCGCATCCAGCCCCCTCACCGTCACCATCACCGCCCTCCCCGCCATCACCACGCTCTCCCTCCCGGATGGAACGCGGGGCTCCGTCTACAGCCACGACCTCGCCGTGACGGGAGGCGCGGGCACTCGCACGTGGGCCATTGCCTCGGGAGCGCTGCCGGTGGGGCTCTCGCTCTCCGCGCAGGGCACGCTGAGCGGCACACCGACGTCCACCGGGCTGACGTCCTTCAGCGTGCGCATCTCGGATGGGAATGGACGCACCGACAGCCGAGCCCTCTCGCTGGAGGTCTCCGCTCCGCTCACCGTCACCAACGTCCCCGAGGACGGTTACGCCACCACCCCGTACTCCTCCACGTTGACCGCATCGGGAGGCCGCCTGCCTCTCGCCTGGTCCATCGCCTCGGGCACGTTGCCTTCGGGCCTCGCCCTCGCGTCGGACACGGGCGTCATCTCGGGAACCCTCGGCGGGCAGACCTCCACCTCCGCGCTCACCCTTCGCGTCACCGACAGCCGGGGGCGCATCCACCTCCGTGACGTCTCGCTCCAGGTGTATGCCCTGCCCGTCGTCACGGGCCCCAGCACTTCGCTCGAGGCCTATGTCGGCATCGCCGTGAGCGAGTCCTACGGTGTCACGGGTGGAAAGGCGCCGTATGTCTTCGCCACCACCAGCGCGCTCCCGTCGGGGCTCGTGCTCTCCACCGAGGGGCGCCTCTCTGGCAGCCCCACCGCGCCCGGCACGTCCTCCACCCAGGTTCGTGTCACCGACGCCAACGGCCGCACCGCCTTCCGGACGCTCGCGTTCACCATCTACGAGAGCCCCTCCGTCACCACCACCGTGCTCCCCGAGGCACAGCGCGGCGAGCCCTACTCGACGACACTGGCCCTCTCCGGTGGCAAGGCGCCCTTCGCCTGGAGCCTCACGCGAGGCGCACTCCCCTCGGGACTTCTCCTCTCGTCGGAGGGTGTCATCTCCGGCACGCCCACCACGGTGGGCACCACGTCGTTCGACGTCGCCGTCGAGGATGCCTCTGGCACCACGGCTACGCGCACGCTGGAGCTCACCATCAAGGAGCCAGCGGCGCTGTTCACCGTGGGCCACTGGAACATCGAGTGGTTCGGCGCGGACGCCAACGGCCCACCGGATGGGCCGCAGCTGGCGCACGCTCGCGACATCCTGAATGCCTCGGGCGCGAATGTGTGGGGGCTGGTCGAGATGGTCGACAACGCGGAGTTCGACACGCTCAAGTCCCAACTCGGCGCGTATCAGGGCTTCCTCGCCAATGACTCGGCCTACGTCTCCAACGCGGGCACCTGGTACAGCAGCAACGAGCAGAAGCCCGGCATCCTCTACGACAGCTCGCTCACGCTCGAGGGTGCGTCACTCATCCTCACCGAGCACGCGGGCCTCTTCGCGGGCCGCCCGCCCCTGCGCGTCGACTTCACCACCACCATCCATGGCGCGGCGACGCCGCTCGTCGTCATCGTCCTGCACATGAAGGCCTTCGATGACGAGACGTCCTACAACCGGCGGAGGGACGCGAGCCTGGAGCTCAAGAAGTACCTGGACACGATGCCGGACACGCATGTGTTTGTGATTGGCGATTGGAACGACGACGTCGACCGCTCCATCAGCCGCGTCGGCGGCGTGTACCGCCCCACGCCGTATGAGAACTTCCTTTCCGACTCCCTGCACTACACCTTCATCACCCGGGCCTTGTCGGAGCGCGGAGAGCCCACCACCACCGGCTATCCCGACGCCATCGACCACACCCTCGCCAGTGATGAGCTGGCCGCGGACTACGTCAGCGACTCCGTCCGCACCCTGCGCCCGGATGTCGAGCTGCCCGACTACGCCGACGCCGTCAGCGACCACTATCCCGTCATCAGCCGCTACGACTTCGGGGGGAGTGCGGCGCACTGA
- a CDS encoding Ig-like domain-containing protein codes for MLKRNLLPALMTAVLVTFGTGCGDECVDQFDCRTENGEPDANKEWVCSSGTCEQRPISQPPVPDSGTDAGTDAGTDAGTDAGTDAGTDAGTDAGTDAGVVTCSPTCPTGELCDVSSGRVGVCRTCLDSVVGAGQDEGCAAATPMCDISAGGGKGLCKACTDTATGSGQDTGCSEQSPVCDTSANNGAGACKACADTATGSGQDTGCSAAAPVCDTSAGNGQGVCKTCFDTASGNGQDTGCSAAAPLCDATANNGAGACKACMVTQTSPDLGCSSPTNICDPAANNGVGACKVCNGTQGCAPSQTCSADGNSCEGCTDNASCSTTPETPVCRLDPAPAACVECTTDDTTHCEANQPACNNNFCGCTTDAQCAAVNGSDRDFCDTQADNNRGQCAVCVTDAQCASTNANTPFCNNKTECVACFTNSHCGLSQVCNTTTHACEAGNGPTPAQTSAQIQAMLDAAVGAIDLPVTGAFVTAVKPAFPNQAATEAVGFFIQAEPNGPAVFVKDATLAGQVAVGDRVSLTAAAKEQPASGSNKMVSSISGFTLLSQGHPVRNLATATPAGLAVDHSASTDLVSALNSYENELITLKGGTILNNGTGQGAGFTGFQVKTTGVPAATPTFLLRMPISLNQVLEVGTNCTFEFTGAMWRFNANAQPSVFSASDLVLGCAAPKLTRVDTGSLTSVVLTFSRNINAASITNLASQFTFTGGLTASEFQVSGKQVTLTTSTQTAGTAYSLTVANSVKDMAGGSVIAPDNTQTFQGHRPPAVLRINEVQPNLGTSRDLVEFLVVSAGSTKGLLFQQDIVSPPTTLAELPDVEVAVGDIIVLHLNPADANYQSETTAKDQFPKATVAVNYDAAWDFKGGTTGIAYSSRVLVVREPLGRIQDAVPFAHATNAPPGDYYTNLQNAQANGFWLPTSCGGAPCTATSTPKAVEVSADWTNVSTTPEGTSVRRISATDTDMRADWAVGAQSWGLPNP; via the coding sequence ATGCTGAAGCGGAATCTGCTTCCAGCGCTCATGACGGCCGTGCTTGTCACGTTCGGCACGGGCTGTGGAGATGAGTGCGTCGACCAGTTTGACTGTCGCACCGAGAATGGGGAGCCGGACGCCAACAAGGAGTGGGTCTGCAGCTCGGGAACGTGCGAGCAGCGTCCCATCAGCCAGCCCCCCGTGCCGGACTCCGGCACGGACGCGGGCACGGATGCCGGGACGGACGCGGGCACCGACGCCGGCACGGATGCGGGCACCGACGCGGGAACGGATGCGGGTACCGACGCGGGCGTGGTGACGTGTTCTCCGACGTGCCCCACGGGCGAGCTGTGTGACGTCAGCTCCGGCCGCGTGGGCGTGTGCCGCACCTGCCTCGACTCCGTCGTGGGCGCTGGCCAGGACGAGGGCTGCGCCGCCGCGACGCCGATGTGCGACATCAGCGCGGGCGGCGGCAAGGGCCTGTGCAAGGCGTGCACGGACACCGCCACGGGCAGCGGCCAGGACACGGGCTGCTCCGAGCAGTCGCCTGTCTGCGACACCTCCGCGAACAACGGCGCGGGCGCGTGCAAGGCCTGCGCGGACACCGCCACGGGCAGCGGCCAGGACACGGGCTGCTCGGCCGCGGCGCCTGTCTGTGACACCTCCGCCGGTAACGGCCAGGGTGTCTGCAAGACGTGCTTCGACACCGCCTCCGGCAATGGCCAGGACACGGGCTGCTCGGCCGCGGCGCCCCTGTGCGACGCCACCGCGAACAACGGCGCGGGCGCGTGCAAGGCCTGCATGGTGACCCAGACGAGCCCCGACCTGGGCTGCTCGTCGCCCACCAACATCTGCGACCCCGCCGCGAACAATGGCGTGGGCGCGTGCAAGGTGTGCAACGGGACGCAGGGCTGCGCGCCGTCCCAGACGTGCAGCGCCGACGGCAACTCCTGCGAGGGCTGCACCGACAACGCCTCCTGCTCCACCACGCCCGAGACGCCGGTCTGCCGCCTGGACCCCGCTCCGGCGGCGTGCGTCGAGTGCACCACCGACGACACCACCCACTGCGAGGCGAACCAGCCTGCGTGCAACAACAACTTCTGCGGCTGCACGACCGACGCGCAGTGCGCGGCCGTGAATGGCAGCGACCGCGACTTCTGCGACACGCAGGCGGACAACAACCGCGGCCAGTGCGCGGTGTGCGTGACGGATGCCCAGTGCGCGAGCACCAACGCGAACACGCCGTTCTGCAACAACAAGACGGAGTGCGTGGCGTGCTTCACGAACAGCCACTGCGGCCTCTCCCAGGTGTGCAACACGACGACGCACGCGTGTGAGGCGGGCAACGGCCCCACGCCCGCGCAGACCTCCGCGCAGATCCAGGCCATGCTGGACGCCGCGGTGGGCGCCATCGACCTCCCGGTGACGGGCGCGTTCGTCACGGCCGTCAAGCCGGCCTTCCCGAACCAGGCGGCCACGGAGGCCGTTGGCTTCTTCATCCAGGCGGAGCCCAACGGTCCGGCGGTGTTCGTCAAGGACGCGACGCTCGCGGGCCAGGTCGCCGTGGGCGACAGGGTCAGCCTGACGGCCGCGGCCAAGGAGCAGCCGGCCTCTGGCAGCAACAAGATGGTCTCCTCCATCAGCGGCTTCACGCTCCTGAGCCAGGGCCACCCCGTGCGCAACCTGGCGACGGCCACCCCCGCGGGCCTCGCGGTGGACCACAGCGCGTCCACCGACCTGGTGTCCGCGCTGAACAGCTACGAGAACGAGCTCATCACCCTCAAGGGCGGCACCATCCTGAACAACGGAACGGGCCAGGGCGCTGGCTTCACGGGCTTCCAGGTGAAGACCACCGGCGTGCCGGCGGCCACCCCCACCTTCCTGCTCCGGATGCCCATCTCCCTGAACCAGGTGCTGGAGGTCGGGACGAACTGCACGTTCGAGTTCACCGGCGCGATGTGGCGCTTCAACGCCAACGCCCAGCCGTCCGTGTTCTCCGCCTCCGACCTGGTGCTGGGTTGCGCGGCGCCCAAGCTCACCCGCGTGGACACCGGCTCGCTCACCTCGGTGGTGCTGACGTTCAGCCGCAACATCAACGCGGCGAGCATCACGAACCTCGCGAGCCAGTTCACCTTCACGGGCGGACTGACGGCCTCCGAGTTCCAGGTGTCGGGCAAGCAGGTCACCCTGACCACGTCCACCCAGACGGCCGGCACCGCGTACAGCCTCACCGTCGCCAACTCGGTGAAGGACATGGCGGGCGGCTCTGTCATCGCCCCCGACAACACGCAGACGTTCCAGGGCCACCGTCCCCCCGCCGTCCTGCGCATCAACGAGGTTCAGCCCAACCTCGGCACCAGCCGGGACCTGGTCGAGTTCCTGGTCGTGAGCGCGGGCTCCACGAAGGGGCTCCTGTTCCAGCAGGACATCGTCTCCCCCCCCACCACGCTCGCCGAGCTTCCCGACGTCGAGGTGGCGGTGGGTGACATCATCGTCCTCCACCTGAACCCGGCCGACGCGAACTACCAGAGCGAGACGACCGCGAAGGACCAGTTCCCCAAGGCCACCGTCGCCGTCAACTACGACGCGGCCTGGGACTTCAAGGGTGGCACCACGGGCATCGCCTACTCCAGCCGGGTCCTCGTGGTGCGAGAGCCGCTGGGCCGGATTCAGGACGCGGTGCCGTTCGCTCACGCGACCAACGCTCCTCCGGGCGACTACTACACCAACCTCCAGAACGCCCAGGCCAACGGCTTCTGGCTGCCCACGAGCTGCGGTGGCGCGCCCTGCACGGCGACTTCGACTCCGAAGGCCGTCGAGGTCTCCGCCGATTGGACCAACGTCTCCACGACGCCGGAAGGCACAAGCGTCCGCCGCATCAGCGCGACGGACACGGACATGCGCGCGGACTGGGCTGTCGGGGCGCAGAGCTGGGGTCTTCCCAACCCGTAG